The following are from one region of the Salicibibacter kimchii genome:
- a CDS encoding GntR family transcriptional regulator, which yields MYEKRMSAADLAYEQLKTNIIELMYAPSAPLREEHLSKDLQISRTPLRQALYRLELEGFVVKQSNGRMMVAPITLQEARDVFQVREMLESLVAREAAENMTEESLYRLEDVVELMHRAVKTNRSDEIVKHGEHFHQILHALSTNETNKRFLQELQNKIDRYRRIGGYKNPGYSLQTPLDEHERILQLLKAKKTGMDIEEAMREHIRRSLVTIEETIEPYVKEIGK from the coding sequence GTGTACGAAAAGCGAATGTCAGCCGCTGATTTGGCCTATGAACAACTGAAAACAAACATTATTGAGTTAATGTACGCACCGTCTGCTCCTTTGCGAGAAGAACACCTTTCCAAAGATTTGCAGATTAGTCGGACACCGCTTCGCCAGGCACTTTATCGTCTGGAGTTGGAAGGATTTGTCGTCAAGCAGTCGAATGGTCGCATGATGGTCGCGCCGATCACATTGCAGGAAGCCAGGGATGTCTTTCAGGTAAGGGAGATGTTGGAAAGTCTCGTCGCCCGTGAAGCGGCGGAAAATATGACGGAAGAATCTCTCTATAGACTCGAAGATGTCGTCGAACTCATGCACCGAGCGGTGAAAACAAACCGAAGCGATGAGATTGTGAAACACGGCGAACATTTTCATCAAATTTTACACGCGTTGAGCACCAATGAAACGAACAAACGCTTTTTGCAGGAATTACAAAATAAAATTGATCGATACCGCCGGATCGGGGGTTATAAAAACCCGGGGTACTCGTTGCAAACGCCGTTGGACGAACATGAAAGAATTCTACAGCTTTTAAAAGCAAAGAAAACCGGAATGGACATTGAAGAAGCGATGCGCGAGCATATCAGACGTAGCCTCGTTACCATTGAGGAAACGATCGAGCCGTATGTGAAAGAAATAGGAAAATAA
- the prpB gene encoding methylisocitrate lyase gives MSWIVTEKSSQQERYQAFLDLISDKNQILQMPGAHDGMSALVAKETGFQALYLSGGAYTASRGLPDVGLIYSNEIAERAQDIIRASDLPLLVDIDTGFGGVLNVARTAKEMVEAGVAAVQIEDQSLPKKCGHLNGKQLVSTEEMAAKVQTIKKVAPTLAVVARTDAKAVEGADAAVDRARAYVEAGADAIFPEALTSEEDFRFFANRIDAPLLANMTEFGKTPYFTADAFASFGFQMVIYPVTSMRVAAKAYAEVFQEILEKGTQKDHLDHMQSRAELYETIRYYDHEALDEQVAKTILPEEGKERR, from the coding sequence ATGAGTTGGATCGTAACGGAAAAATCCAGTCAACAAGAACGCTATCAAGCGTTTCTGGACTTGATTAGCGACAAGAACCAAATATTGCAAATGCCGGGGGCTCATGATGGCATGTCGGCACTCGTTGCAAAAGAAACAGGCTTTCAAGCCCTGTATTTATCGGGAGGGGCTTACACGGCAAGCCGTGGATTACCGGATGTTGGTCTCATCTATTCCAACGAGATCGCCGAGCGGGCGCAAGATATCATTCGCGCTTCTGATCTACCGTTACTCGTCGACATTGATACGGGATTTGGCGGCGTGCTCAATGTTGCGCGGACGGCAAAAGAAATGGTTGAAGCAGGCGTGGCCGCCGTGCAAATCGAAGATCAATCGCTGCCGAAAAAATGTGGGCATTTAAACGGAAAACAGCTCGTAAGCACAGAAGAAATGGCCGCAAAGGTACAAACGATCAAAAAGGTCGCGCCGACGCTCGCGGTTGTTGCCCGAACAGACGCAAAGGCGGTCGAAGGCGCAGATGCCGCTGTTGATCGCGCCCGCGCATATGTTGAAGCAGGCGCGGACGCCATTTTTCCGGAGGCTTTAACGAGCGAAGAAGATTTTCGTTTTTTTGCCAACCGTATAGATGCCCCATTGCTCGCGAATATGACCGAGTTTGGAAAAACGCCGTATTTCACGGCTGATGCATTTGCTTCTTTCGGTTTTCAAATGGTCATATACCCGGTAACCTCCATGCGTGTTGCCGCGAAAGCGTACGCGGAAGTTTTTCAGGAAATCCTGGAAAAAGGCACGCAAAAAGACCACTTGGACCACATGCAATCACGGGCGGAACTCTACGAGACGATTCGGTACTATGACCACGAAGCGCTTGATGAACAAGTGGCGAAAACGATTCTCCCCGAGGAAGGGAAAGAACGACGTTAA
- a CDS encoding CBO0543 family protein — protein MERSTTRIITRIIFVLCLVFLPFTLGKKRVKEWGLIFFATGYLASILAQLAVKAKKIKYPVRPFPRYFDGNVVYEYLVLPLFCVWFNQSTYHAKIWSIIGTAFLYSSAHTLIEYFVEKKTGAVRWKAWNWLFNTSSLASVLIVSRSVLSLWKWLSKRYDQP, from the coding sequence TTGGAACGATCGACCACACGTATCATCACGCGTATTATTTTTGTTCTCTGTTTGGTTTTCCTTCCGTTTACCCTCGGTAAAAAGAGAGTGAAAGAATGGGGACTTATTTTCTTTGCTACGGGGTATCTTGCTTCTATTCTTGCCCAACTGGCGGTGAAAGCGAAAAAAATAAAATATCCCGTGCGTCCTTTCCCGCGATATTTTGACGGGAATGTCGTTTATGAGTATCTTGTTCTTCCTCTTTTTTGTGTCTGGTTTAATCAATCTACCTATCATGCAAAAATATGGAGCATTATCGGGACAGCTTTTCTTTACAGCAGCGCTCATACTTTGATCGAATACTTCGTGGAGAAAAAGACCGGCGCAGTGAGGTGGAAAGCATGGAACTGGCTTTTTAATACGTCCTCGCTCGCAAGTGTTTTGATCGTAAGTAGGAGCGTCCTTTCGTTATGGAAATGGTTGTCAAAGAGATATGATCAACCCTAA
- the mmgD gene encoding citrate synthase: MGEQQVKAGLDGVIATDTEISYLDVENEEIVLKGYDLIELAEKINYLDLVHLLFEGSLPDQRGRLSMESALKKEYALPENFFDLFSMLPKETHAMDAMRTGISALAGYDPQIDDRSTAANRDKALKVLAKIPNIVANSYHTLQGENPVPANPDLPYSTNFLYMITGKEPTNLEAETFDQSLMVYSEHEMPNSTFTARVIASTNADIYGAMTGAVSSLKGPLHGGANEAVMHMLLEAETVDGMSKLLHEKLRNKERVMGFGHRVYMKKMDPRALLMKQALHKLAVDRGREDLYEMCERGEDIIRQEKGLYPNLDYYAAPVYYLLNIPIPLYTPIFFAARVVGLGAHVIEQHANNRLYRPRVNYTGPRGLHPKNG; encoded by the coding sequence ATGGGAGAGCAGCAAGTGAAAGCCGGCCTTGACGGTGTCATTGCTACGGACACGGAAATCTCGTATTTAGATGTGGAGAACGAGGAAATCGTCCTTAAAGGCTATGATCTCATCGAGCTTGCCGAAAAGATAAACTATCTCGATCTCGTCCATCTTTTGTTTGAAGGTTCCTTGCCGGATCAACGCGGACGGTTATCCATGGAGAGCGCGTTGAAGAAAGAATATGCGCTTCCGGAAAATTTCTTCGATTTGTTTTCCATGCTTCCAAAAGAAACGCACGCCATGGATGCAATGCGGACGGGCATTTCCGCTTTGGCGGGCTATGATCCGCAGATTGATGATCGTTCCACGGCGGCGAACCGGGACAAGGCACTGAAAGTATTGGCGAAAATCCCAAACATTGTCGCCAACAGCTACCACACATTGCAAGGGGAAAATCCTGTCCCCGCTAATCCGGATTTGCCGTATAGCACGAACTTTCTTTATATGATTACGGGAAAAGAACCGACGAATTTGGAAGCGGAAACATTTGACCAATCGCTCATGGTGTACAGCGAGCACGAGATGCCGAATTCAACGTTTACGGCACGTGTCATCGCTTCTACAAACGCCGATATTTACGGCGCTATGACCGGGGCGGTCTCATCTTTAAAAGGCCCCTTGCATGGCGGGGCGAACGAAGCGGTCATGCACATGCTTCTTGAAGCGGAAACGGTCGATGGTATGTCGAAGTTGTTGCATGAAAAGCTGCGCAATAAAGAACGTGTCATGGGCTTCGGCCATCGTGTTTATATGAAGAAAATGGATCCGCGGGCGTTGCTCATGAAACAAGCCCTGCATAAGCTTGCAGTGGATCGAGGCCGAGAAGACCTTTATGAAATGTGTGAGCGCGGAGAAGATATCATCCGTCAAGAAAAAGGCTTGTATCCAAACCTCGATTATTATGCGGCACCTGTCTATTATTTATTGAACATCCCGATTCCCTTGTACACGCCGATTTTCTTCGCGGCCCGAGTGGTCGGACTCGGCGCGCACGTGATCGAACAACATGCCAACAACCGCCTTTACCGCCCGCGCGTTAATTATACAGGTCCGCGCGGATTGCACCCAAAAAATGGATGA
- a CDS encoding bifunctional 2-methylcitrate dehydratase/aconitate hydratase translates to MSTKANEKPTTDEVLLAIADYAVNGEIQSEEAFKTARYVLLDTIGCGLLALRYPECTKHLGPIVPGTTVPNGVRVPGTQFELDPVQGAFNIGTMIRWLDYNDTWLAAEWGHPSDNLGGILATADYVSRQRLANGEKPLTMEDVLVATVKAHEIQGVLALENSLNRQGLDHVLFVKVATTAVVTAMLGGNKEQVADALSQAWVDNSSLRTYRHAPNAGSRKSWAAGDATSRAVRLALMTMKGEMGYASALTAPNWGFQDVLFGGETINLARPLGSYVMENVLFKVSYPAEFHAQTAAEAAIKLHEEVAWRLDEIAEVKITTHESAIRIIDKTGPLHNPADRDHSLQYITAIGLIYGELTADHYEDEVAKNPEIDELRLKMYTEENNQYTEDYLDPDKRSIANAVQVTFKDGSKTENIAVEYPLGHRRRREESTPLLEEKYHENLKTKFPARQADDLLDLCVNDERLRKTTVNDFMASFII, encoded by the coding sequence ATGAGTACAAAAGCAAATGAAAAACCAACCACTGATGAAGTGCTATTAGCTATCGCAGACTATGCGGTGAATGGGGAAATCCAAAGCGAGGAGGCGTTTAAGACAGCCAGGTATGTTTTGCTCGATACGATCGGTTGCGGCTTGTTGGCGCTTCGCTATCCGGAATGCACCAAACATTTAGGTCCGATTGTGCCGGGAACGACGGTTCCGAATGGCGTACGCGTACCGGGGACCCAATTTGAACTTGATCCGGTTCAAGGCGCGTTTAATATCGGAACGATGATTCGCTGGCTCGATTATAATGACACGTGGCTCGCGGCTGAATGGGGCCATCCGTCCGACAACCTTGGCGGTATTTTGGCAACGGCCGATTATGTGAGCCGCCAACGATTAGCGAACGGAGAGAAGCCGCTTACGATGGAAGACGTATTGGTCGCCACGGTGAAAGCCCATGAAATTCAGGGGGTGCTTGCGCTTGAAAACAGCCTGAACCGTCAAGGATTGGACCACGTCCTGTTTGTAAAAGTTGCAACGACCGCAGTCGTAACAGCCATGTTGGGCGGCAATAAAGAACAGGTCGCTGATGCGCTATCTCAAGCTTGGGTAGATAACTCCAGCCTCAGAACCTATCGTCACGCTCCGAATGCAGGGTCACGGAAATCGTGGGCAGCCGGGGACGCGACGAGCCGCGCGGTGCGCCTGGCTCTCATGACCATGAAAGGCGAAATGGGCTACGCGAGCGCGCTTACAGCACCGAATTGGGGGTTCCAAGACGTGCTGTTCGGGGGCGAAACGATTAATTTGGCTCGCCCGCTCGGTTCCTACGTGATGGAAAACGTCCTTTTCAAAGTTTCTTATCCGGCGGAATTCCACGCGCAAACGGCTGCGGAAGCGGCGATCAAATTGCACGAGGAGGTCGCGTGGCGATTGGATGAAATCGCGGAAGTCAAGATCACGACCCATGAATCTGCCATCCGCATCATCGATAAAACGGGACCGCTTCATAACCCTGCAGACCGCGATCATTCCTTGCAATACATCACGGCCATCGGTTTGATTTACGGCGAATTAACGGCTGACCACTATGAAGATGAAGTAGCGAAAAATCCGGAGATTGACGAATTACGCCTTAAGATGTATACCGAAGAAAACAACCAGTACACGGAGGACTACCTTGACCCGGATAAGCGCTCAATTGCCAATGCCGTGCAGGTGACGTTCAAAGACGGGTCCAAAACGGAAAATATAGCTGTGGAGTACCCGCTCGGGCACCGCCGGCGTCGGGAAGAAAGCACTCCATTGCTTGAAGAAAAATACCACGAAAACCTAAAAACGAAATTCCCAGCCAGGCAAGCGGACGATCTGTTAGATTTATGCGTCAATGACGAGCGGTTGAGAAAAACGACGGTCAATGATTTTATGGCGAGCTTCATCATTTAG